TCTAAACTTTTCTATCCTTTCAAAGACCGTTAACCGTTTATTGTGTGCAATTTTCGACAagtatttgaaatgaaaaaggaACACTGAGAATTTCTATTAATATTTATTCACTTTCTTTGCAGAACAACCAAGAAAAATAGCTCGAGGTGATGAGGTGAGTCAAGTAATGTATTTTGACTGATCTAAGTTGGCTGCCATATGTCATGTGCTGAAATGCACAATGTACTTTCCATGTGTGTATTTCAGCcgagcaccaggcccttgggcctcttgttaatatTGCAAGTCTCATATTGGTGTTGATCATTTTCAGAATAAGAATGTGTATGACCCATGGGGTAAGGGCTATGGAGGCCCTGTCAGGGACAGTAGAGGGAATGTAATCAACAGTCGAAGATCTGATGGCAAGAATGGTATCAATGAGTTTGAAGACCAGAGAGCTAGGGTATGTTGATGATATATAAGATTGTGAAGACAATATTTTTTCTATGTGCATTGAAATCATTGTGTAAAAGTGCTGGGAATTTTGATGTTAGAGAGCCTCACCACACAGCTGTTCTGTGCAGTGCTGAATGTTAAAGGGGCAGTGGCCCAATATGTGCCCGCTACAGAAATgttacgtcatttgctggctctgccAGCTGATTGCAGTGTAATGTTAGGCCAACTAAAGgtgtttttttgttttaaatCTAAAAGCACACCACAGGCTCAAGGTTAGTAATACATAAATTTCAGGGAGCAACTTTGAACAAGTTTGGTGACGGTGAAGGTGGTGGTGCCCCCACTAGGACAGAGAGTGGACACATCAGGACGACACACCCAATAACATTACGAGCGGACGAAAGAGGAGGTAAGGAATgcatgaatttttgaatttttacaaACATTTCTGGGGTTGCAGTTGTGTTACTGAATGTAGTTATAACACTACCCCCAGCTTTATAACAAGGAGTTCAGGCCAAGCGAAAAAACTGTTCtcgcatataggcctacttattgatTTACATCACAAGCAATGGAATTGTACGTTAATCGATACAGATATGTCATACAGGAGacatttttatatcaaaatctTTAAAGGGGAAGGATTATTCGAAAAGTTTATGCTGGGCCTTTTAAGAATATGCCCGTaatctccattcaatgatatcTAATCCTGATCTGATGTATCTTTGCTCACAGCACCATTTTTCACAAAACCATACTCACCTCCGTCAAAAGAGACCAAGAGTGGTAAGATGAAGACACAAACACTGCCTTGCCTACAGCATGTAGTGCTTTTTACACGTTTAGAATTCTGAGGCATGCTTTGAGAAAGCTGTGTTTTGCACTTTTTTCTGCCAGCGAGGTTTCTAATGGTGTTTTCTTCAGAATTGGATTTGAAGACTACCCTAGGCTCAGCATCACTTGCCCAGTCGAACCTGTTTGTGGCCCGGGGCTTGTGGCAGCTAGATCTAGTATGCTTTGTGTTAGAATGCTCTTGGATGGCGCTTTGGAGCAAATTGCTTTTGTTGAAGACTTGTCAACCATACCCTGCCAAAGCTGAATGCTATCTTTCTCACCCTCATCCATGTGGATATCTATCGTAGTTCCAGAATGCACAAGAGGACGTGTTAGATTTAGACATTCTATATCAGGTTCTAGGTAGTCTATTTTCTTATCTGTACAAATGTGCCCCCCCCTTTATAATGTAGTAATCTGTTGTCCTTCCCAGCCCTCCCCTCGTAAATGTGTCCTACCAAAATCTCCTTGTCTCACTAATTAAAGAGTTAGTATGTTAGAGCTGCAGTGCTCGTTATTGAAAATTAGGGGCCTTTGGCAGGTTGTGGGTATCTTTTAAAACAGGCCCCTTGCGCTTTATTGCGGGGCTTTTTGGATTCTATACCCAAGCTACTCTCCAGCTGAGACATGCTAATCTAAACTTATTCCTCCTTTTCTGCAGAGTTGAGTATAAAAGAGGAAATTCCCGGGCAACGCTCTGGAGAAGAGCCAAGTTCCTGGTATCCTTTTGGTACGGCAGGAGGTGGCGCCCCCAATAGGGATGCAAATGGAAACATCATCACGCACATTTATGCTAAGGAAACGCTAGAGGTACGTTGGGTCGAATATTAACTACGTGTTCTTTGGTTATTGTGTCCTATCCTGTTTACACTTGATATATACActacatttttttcacttgaagtCTAATAGGCTTGGCTGAATGATGAAACGTCAAGTTAGTGACTGACTTGTTTTGAGCAACCAGGTCCTGATTTAAAAAGCAGAACATTACTAGTTATGACGTTTCTGTATTTTTTCAGAGAGATTCAGCCGACCAGCGTAGGAAGGCGAGAAATGCAAGGGAGTACCTCAATGAATTAGGTACATGTAGGAATATGAGTAACTGAAGGAATTGTAGTGATATGAGTACCTTAATGAATTAGGCAAGGAAATGAGTACCTCAGAGAACCAGGCAGGGGAATGAGTACTTCAATGAATAAGGCAGGTAGAGGAGTGCCTCAATGAATGAGGTAGGGGTGGGAGTACCTCAATGCGTTGGGCAGGGATATGAGAACCTTAATGAATTAGGTAGGGAAATTAGTATCTCAATGAATTTAGGTAGGGATATGAGTATCTAGGCCAACACTGTGTCTTATTTCGTAATTTCTGATTGATTTCGTTTGACATTTTTAGAATCGGAACGCGATGAGCAACATCAGAAGATGTTGGAAGAGAAAAGATACAGAAGGGCTCCGGTAAGAATCGATTTTCATTAAACACATTTTTGTGATGTATGTATTGTGTTGAATGCATTAAGCCAGAGCGCCCCACTAACAAGAGATTTTAGGTGCAGTGACCTGCGATTATCGTATGCAAGTTCAGTAGATTGTAGATTGCATTAAAATGGTGTCTCCTTTTTTCAGATCGGTGAATTTGCACGCATAGTGAAAGATGGCCAGGTTGGCAAGCCCAAACGTGACCCGTATACAGGAGAACTAGGAAACCAGGCTCTGCCAATGACAGATGTCACAAAGGATGTAAGGATTTACCCTTTAACCCTGTTCAAAAAGCTTCATAAAATTTTGGACAACTATGATAAATGTTAATCTGGGATGAATTTCAAAGGCAACGTGGCAAAGAAAAACTTGGAGGTGGGGGCCGACACCCTCCTGTAAGAGGTGTTTCAACTGGGAATCGAACCAActacctcagaggtgacaggtgctgatgttgACTTTGAACATAGCTAGCCCCTCCACGCCACCGACCCGACAATCTGGTCATTCTCAAGTGTCCCTCCACGCAATGCCAGCATAGAAACAACAGTTTTATATTTTATCTTATCTTTGACAGAGAACTGGCTACGTCTCGCAGAAAAATGACAGCACTAGAGATTACCACACGCACCTTCAGAGGGCTGCAGAGGAGAGGCACCGCCTCCGTCGCATGGACGGGTACAAGGAAAAACAGGAATCAAGACAGGTAAATGGGGTCACATGATACTGTTCAAAATTTGTTTGAGTAACTTTGGGCAGTTATAGTGAATCTTCTCATTTTTTTACAGCACCAATATACATATCTGAGTCTTTGTAGATTCGAGTACCTTCTGCTCTTTTCCCCTTCTAAACGACAGTCTTTGCATTTGCTGTGCCATTTTCTTCCGTCCGTCACGAGGCAAGTGGTTGAGTCTCGAGTTGTCGAGACTCAGACTTGCCACTCCCTAAATAAATACAGAGCGTGCGGCTATATAGTTAAAGGTTCTCACTGCACTACACTGCTTGCATTACTCACTGTCTGAAACTTTGTCAATTAAATAAGAAATATTGCTCTTTTGAAAAAGATTCAttcaaatatgaagaaaaaagttGACATTTCGTCGTATTGCCCGTGTGATTTTCAGCACCATGAGGTCTTTGGAGAGTTCTTTGGGCGACCTGGAGGTGGCGCGCCTAACCCTGCTGGACCCAGACGACACGACACAGACGAAGTGGTCCATTCGCCAAGAAAGGATGTAAGTATGCCATGCCCCCTTTTGTCCAAGTGTGGaacttttttgtgttttttgttcGACCTGATTGACCTTGGTCAAAGACCTGAGTTCTTTCACTTTCATGATGCGTTCACTTTCCCGTGACTATTTCTCCTAACAAGTTGTGCTCTCTCTATGAAATTGTTGAATAAATTTGTCCTATCTCTATGAAATTGTTGACTGAACTTGTGCTATCACTGTGAAATTATTGAATAAAACACTTGTCCTATCTCTATGAAATTGTTGACTGAAATTGTGCAATTACTGTGAAATACTTGACTGAACTTGTGCTTTCACTGTGAAATTATTGAATAAACCTGTGCTATGAAATTGTTTGTTTACTCAACTTGTGCTTTCACCTGTGCTTGATTAGACTTTCATTGTATCATTGTATTCTTTAACAAATCGGCTGTTTTCTACAAATTTTGATCAAGACATTTTTCATTGTATTCTTACAACAAGTTGGTCTAGTTTTACAAAGGTTTGTCTAAAAAGATTTTGTTATCATCCCATTCTTCTACAGCATCCAACTTACTATGACAATAAAGATTGGTGGCAATACAAGTCAACTAAGCCTAATACTGATAATGGTTACGAGGTATTGAAATATGTCATCTTCATCCCAAGGAAGTTCAACCCCTGAATCTTCTAGCCTCCCAGTAGGGCTAGTTCCTTTAGCACTTGTAGCCCCCAAAATAGGGTTAGACCCACAACTCACTAGCTCCTTGCTTCCTTGTTGTGTTGTCTGACATACCTGCTCCCTCAGTAGCGTAACAATTCTCCCCACAGGGTTGTACCAGGTAAACCTGTTCCTAGTAGGGCTAACACCCTAGACACTTCCTATGGACTCCTCAGGGCATTCCTTAATAGGGCTAACCCCTTCAGTCGACTCCTTGTAgaaaatatacagcaaaatagttacaaccctacaatcgcgctataagtccatgaTAAGGCCACAGTGACCCATTATAAATGCTTGTAGAGAACCATGTAATCATGTAATCATTTTTCCTTGTGTAATTATTTTTTCTCAACATTGCAAACATTACTTTAGGATTTTAGGGTCTTCATTTAACACCAATTTTCCCCTTCAGAACTACTACAATGGTTATGATTATCCATCCTATCTTGACCAGGTACAATAATAGGAATAGAAGGAAAATTCCAGCAAAAATCTCAGATGGAATTGAACCCCAAAGTCATAGCTTGTATTTTAAACATGCATCCGATTACATTCAGTTGTGATTCAAGCATACCAATCTCGGATATTGATATATTCATGGGTCTATCTGCATTCTAACATCAGGGTCTGCAGTGTCCCTCAGCAGCTCCGTGCTACAATTGTTAATAATTTGCTCTCATGTGATTAGTTTTTCAAACACATGAGGAGAAAACTGAGGAAGAAACGAAGATATAGAAAGTCAAGGGTGACTacctgatttttttttcaactgtTGTGATGAAGTTCGATGTTAATAAAACAACATTCATTGTATGAATTTTCATGTTGAGTTGCTATTTATCGATGTATTAGATATTGTCAATTGACGCGCtttaaaactgttaaaactTATCAGTCATTTGGTGTCCTTATAGTCTTTACTGTTGTCAATAAAACTGTCATTTTGTTAAGTTGTTTTGTGATTGCTTGGTAGTGAGTTGCCAAGCAACTGGTGTACGGGTATTGTGAATGTTCATGAAACCGTTAAAACTATTTTCATGTCTTGTCCCAAATAATCCATCTGGTGTTTTTGTCGTTAGTagaaatttgtcgatatttttCCGATGTCTCTGTCTTGATTTGAGAGCTGCTTCCACTGCACTCATGCATGAGATGATCGTCGGTTACGTCACATCGGTCTTTGTCGTTGGGTTCCCTGTCATGCAATGGCAGCAAAATTCCTCTGCACATTTTTACATGCGCAGTAGGCCTATCTTTCACAGTGGAGACCTAGTCATGCAATTAtcacagatgaataaatgatggaTAACAATATAACTGCAGTGAAAAAATAATCCTCAAATGATGGGTTTCGTATAATACTTGCATACATTCGAGCATTTTAGTTCTCTGGGGACGTAACAAAGATGAGGTCATGACATAACCGACGTTAACCACCTGCACTGTGCCATTACCGCTTGCTCCACTCTCAACCTTTCCTTTATGCCTCTGACCCACACTGATTGTAGAACTGCATGTACAAGGATTTTCAGAtatttgttgaatattttttatttttcaacttAAAAGTTGTTGCAAAGTTGTCAAATGGGTACTGGCAGGACTGGTCATCCTCAGGTGACTTGTATGCACAGTTAGGGGACTTGTGGGTcttgtttgattcagcattAAATGTCTTCCTCATACAACTGTGAATATGATTGTACTGTTTGTTTCGAGATACTCCCATTGGTGACTTCAATCTTGCACTGATCAATCTTGCCGGTCTCTTTTAGTCTCTAGTCTTAatactttcattttcaatatatgCTGTATATAATAGGATCTACGGCTATTTAAATACTTTTTTCCTTGAAAAGGCATTTTTACTGTCATCTTGTAGTTTAATTTGTTGTTATAATTGGCTTGAAATGTATCACTACATTGCTACTTAGGATATTCAGAATATTTTGAGGTAGAATTGCAGTTTAAGTAGCTTCGTAGCTGAGATGCTCTGCTAAAAAGTCTTTTATGGAACACCATGGATGTGATCATGCAGGCGTGAAGTATGTCTCCATTCAATCTTGACAACTACTGATCTAAACATGTGAGAAAAATTGGTCCTTAAAATCAACCTCTCTAAGAGAGTGAACATTGCCTCCAGTAACTAAACCTTCACATCAATTACTGATTCTGGATTTAACTTTTCCAGAAACACGACTATGTGAAATCGTACGACCCAGACTTTGTCAGAAAATCCTACGAGAGTCCACGGCAATTTGAAGATGGGGACCTCCCATCCAGCTATATCCGTAGTACGGTGAACAGCAAACATGATAACCAATATGAGTATTATGTTCCCCAGGAGCCCCTCTCAAAGGTACGCCTACTAGCTTTTCACAAGTATGATTAACAGCACTACTCGTCAGCTGAAGTTGGCTACTCGCTTTGTAACTGATGTCAAAGTCTGACCAGcatgaccagagtctttcatgtcttttcAGGCACATCAAGTGGATATACCATACGCAACACACTAATGGTGGGAGATCGTTAGGAACAAGACATGCTATGGAGAGGTGGCAACATCACATCTCCACTTTAGACCATACTCAAcattttcttgccaaattttgtaaaaaaactagTAAAATGTCATATTGCTATTTTCCGTCCAGAATTTGTtccttttttttacaaaattgttgATTATCCAACGGTATGGTATTTGAAAGTGTagtcattaccaaaacaaactgGTAACTGAAAAAACTAAACAGTGCCAGAGTTAGAAATTGTTTTGCAATCCTTTGTTAATTGATTACATTTAGGTATGGGCCTTTATAATTTACCTAGATTAGTTAAGAACACCCTAAGATGTAACATCTTGGCTTTATGTGTATATATttctaaaaaattatttttaccaAATCTCATTGATATTCTGTTTATGTGCCGTTTTGCAAATAACATATGTGCCGTtgttcattttgtgtttttttctcgtAAAATTATTGTTTACAGAAacgtttattttgatatttttcaaatactgATCGATCTGACACATTTTTGCTTATTCTGGTTGGAGATAAGATTCAAAAGTGAATTGACACTGAACTGTTTTTAAAGTTGAAGTGACTCTTCTGACAGTttagttatttatttattgaaatttttactgtacatgtacatccacgtATACAATAATAGTGACGACAGAAACATGTACAGAGTGGTGTTGGCACAGGAAATGTCCTATGTGAGCCAGCACCACAAAGTATAAATAAACTAGTTGATATCACAGAAGCAgtaaacattaaaaaaacagTAATAAACACAATCATAATATTGTCAGTTCACCCTTaagaaatcaaatcaaatggTTTCGCAGTCATTTATAATTATTTCTGTGATCTGTATTGTTATGTCCTTTCCTTATTtgtgaatatttttttaaacatgctgtaatacatgtagtgtgataTTTTGTGACACATATTTTCTTGTTTATTATTATATGTGATACTTCTGCAGACGTTGGCCAGAAGGGTGCCATTTATAGTTCTCATACATTCAAGTTTGTACCAGAGTTACATGTCTATTTCATGTCCAGGAGGGCATAAATCTATTTTTACCATTACAATAAAATTCCCTCACTAATTTCTAAAGTTGGTGTTGACTTGAGATAGCATAAATGTGACCAGCAACTTTGAATTTTAGTGCACTTTCTGGTTATAACAATATTAAAAACTTCTGGAAGACACTGACAGAACTTCTAGTTTTTAGCTGTTAGTTTTTTTGACAAAGTGGGTTAGAAAAATTAGTGCTTCCAATTTGTACCAATAGGTGGCGCGGCCATCTATTCAAAACTGTTTTTACGTCACACGATTTTTGTTGCAcgtattttttttcattgatgaATTTATCAAATTAACCGTTTGATGGGCTTATCATTTGTTATGAAGTCATAATCCGTCCAaactgattacagaggtcagatTAGCTAGAAAAAagccatttgggaccaaaaccaccATATGGAAAGaaaatcactgtccctaatACTAAtagtgtcctgctaacagagaTGTCTGCAAAGGGAGGTGCCACTTAATTATCCTCTGCCCCACTCTTTAAACAGAGGTTTCCTGGCCATTTTCCTGTCACCAGACAGAAAAACGAATTGTTTTAGTGTTTTCTGGGTCAATGACTGAAAAATTATTTCCTGGAGTGTTTCATATCACCAGGCCAATGAGAGAAAAATTTGTTTCCTGGAGTGTTTCAAGGCCAACTGCAGATGATATTGTTAAATGTTCTGCTGAGTATGACTATTGTATATATTAGTGTTTTATGCATCTTTAAAGTATATTTATTGTATAGCTGTACTTTTATATAGAGGATTACATGTCAGTCTTTTATAGGTAACTTTTTTAGAGAAATTTCTATACATTTTGTAGTATTGTTAGGCCATTCAATGTTTTATGTACACATGTTTCATACGATCATGCTTGGACGATAAAACTATTTTGGAAGAATTGACACTTCAGTCCTTTTTCTTTTCAATCATCTCTCAGTTTGGACGTGTGCCCCAGACCTTTGGATTGGTACTGCCATTCTCTTCCACCAATCTTCTGTAGGTTGAAGGGAATATACAACATGATGAAAAGATCTCCAGGCAGACTGGTTGGATGATGGATCGCGCTAAAGGGAGTTTTTTTTAGAGGGGTGGGGTATGGAGTATCCGGCATCAGTGCATTGGACGGCTGGTGTCAGAGTAGTgagttttgaagaaataaatgaaaagaGCCCAGCTTATATAACGATTTTATTCAAATAAGAATGATAAGATAACATGTCAGCTGCAATGCCGATAGAAAAAGTCAGTTTATTTGACAATTTACTGTTCAATAACCCGATCCATTAATAAATTATGCAAAACCTGGCGCCTGAATACCTGCAGGCTCTAGGCCTATTGGGATATACATTTCCAGTACAGCTTTATATGAGAAGGCGAGAAGATTTCGTAAAATCTTCTCAAACAATGAGATGTCTAAAAGCTAATGATCTAACAGACTCCAGATGCAGTCAATTCGGCATCTTTAATGTCGTCTTGCTAGAGCAGGGCGTGGCCGGTCCACTGCTTCTGACTGCCATCAAAAATTCCTCGGAGTTGCATGGTGAAACGAACAATATGCTTAAAagaatgatatcacatgggctatAACTTTCAATAAATATCCCCGGCACATTCTGTGCTTCTGTCATAAAGGTGAGATGAGGATCAGAAATCCCTCATCAACACTCGGCACTTATGACCGAGCTCAGTAACGTGTCCGAGGGCCGAGGGtaggagcatacgactgactctggtattcggGGATGGAAGCACCTTCTCCCAAAGTAAATATTTGTCCGATTCCATAGTATTCCGCTTAAAGCAGAACCATCGGAACAATACGTCGTCGGTCACGTGAATCGCCCGTTTGACTTCTCACTCAATCGTTGGGCCTATTCCAATCAATTTGTTGCATCGCTCTACAAAGATGACCTACACATGTATCTAAATAAGGTGCATGGCTTTAGAGACCATTACTCAATCGTATAAATCGAAATGTGTCTGCAGGCAGCATGCAGCAGATGGaacacacaatacatgtataaggataTCAAGTAATTTGCATATTGAAAAATTTTACACGCGGAAGACTATGTtgtttgcatgttttttacGTGTGCACAAAATgtcaatgataataaataaatatgaaatcaaGTGGAAAAGTATATAATGCATGCTGGTGTCAAGGTTTGCATTAGCAAGAATACTATCTAAAGGGAGTGTATAGGTAGGAGCCAGTAGGCCAAATCAAGTTACAAGAAATCACCAACGGGTGTCTCTCATCGGcaatacatcaaaactattcaggaTATTACGAGAAATTTATTTcatgctgaatctgacatggcCCAGtcccttactgtgcatattattAGTCACCCATGGATGACCAACATGATCCTGAATATTGCCGCTTAGCTACTGactgtagtccccctttaatactTTGAGTAATTTCCATTTGTTTCCGGGGTGAATGGTAGTTGGTGTCGTGGTTGTTCACTCTTGACAGTCCTCCTTTGAATCTCCTGCTCCATCTCGATGCGTTTCAAACTCTTGTCCCACTGTACAGTGGCAATCCTCGGTCCCCAGATCTCGCAACCAACAACGCAGTACACAA
This genomic window from Lineus longissimus chromosome 13, tnLinLong1.2, whole genome shotgun sequence contains:
- the LOC135497790 gene encoding uncharacterized protein LOC135497790 isoform X9 gives rise to the protein MMETNHRFKGFPTNSMISPREPIRGGGLDDPHLRLFAQTRHFDKGKMGGPYSNWYNHYNYLSKEGKPAIDEGHYSIRYGEQIPVDSGTPKPIAGALYPERSSAEHRKFRKHQIEAEDDLQKFKMEKLQKALNQGEEKKKDWEMLQEYNPWGRPGGGAPKQPDNRKQKFGEEELHTSQVSPRKGDEQFHDSFGRPGGGAPLRTNSGHLKTEISGDPNIRFHQAENNHVVRQQIGENMRYVTRQERGRKYANELDQQIVQRALTEQEQRISDLKQEYEMMKHHPYGRPGAGAPNLSQSGNVKNHGKSWHRYQYQPNEHLDALLEERRKNDFGDENLPPFSHRDWDTWQQPYDSPRRNDLDEQPRKIARGDENKNVYDPWGKGYGGPVRDSRGNVINSRRSDGKNGINEFEDQRARGATLNKFGDGEGGGAPTRTESGHIRTTHPITLRADERGAPFFTKPYSPPSKETKSELSIKEEIPGQRSGEEPSSWYPFGTAGGGAPNRDANGNIITHIYAKETLERDSADQRRKARNAREYLNELESERDEQHQKMLEEKRYRRAPIGEFARIVKDGQVGKPKRDPYTGELGNQALPMTDVTKDRTGYVSQKNDSTRDYHTHLQRAAEERHRLRRMDGYKEKQESRQHHEVFGEFFGRPGGGAPNPAGPRRHDTDEVVHSPRKDHPTYYDNKDWWQYKSTKPNTDNGYEKHDYVKSYDPDFVRKSYESPRQFEDGDLPSSYIRSTVNSKHDNQYEYYVPQEPLSKAHQVDIPYATH
- the LOC135497790 gene encoding uncharacterized protein LOC135497790 isoform X6, coding for MTMSRSLDEAFLSRKIQACNRHHMDGILKFTPKDFSQYKPSLGDKMMEDNHRYKGFPVNSMVSPREPITGDIKNPHILMYPKVSHFEKGKPAIDEGHYSIRYGEQIPVDSGTPKPIAGALYPERSSAEHRKFRKHQIEAEDDLQKFKMEKLQKALNQGEEKKKDWEMLQEYNPWGRPGGGAPKQPDNRKQKFGEEELHTSQVSPRKGDEQFHDSFGRPGGGAPLRTNSGHLKTEISGDPNIRFHQAENNHVVRQQIGENMRYVTRQERGRKYANELDQQIVQRALTEQEQRISDLKQEYEMMKHHPYGRPGAGAPNLSQSGNVKNHGKSWHRYQYQPNEHLDALLEERRKNDFGDENLPPFSHRDWDTWQQPYDSPRRNDLDEQPRKIARGDENKNVYDPWGKGYGGPVRDSRGNVINSRRSDGKNGINEFEDQRARGATLNKFGDGEGGGAPTRTESGHIRTTHPITLRADERGAPFFTKPYSPPSKETKSELSIKEEIPGQRSGEEPSSWYPFGTAGGGAPNRDANGNIITHIYAKETLERDSADQRRKARNAREYLNELESERDEQHQKMLEEKRYRRAPIGEFARIVKDGQVGKPKRDPYTGELGNQALPMTDVTKDRTGYVSQKNDSTRDYHTHLQRAAEERHRLRRMDGYKEKQESRQHHEVFGEFFGRPGGGAPNPAGPRRHDTDEVVHSPRKDHPTYYDNKDWWQYKSTKPNTDNGYEKHDYVKSYDPDFVRKSYESPRQFEDGDLPSSYIRSTVNSKHDNQYEYYVPQEPLSKAHQVDIPYATH
- the LOC135497790 gene encoding uncharacterized protein LOC135497790 isoform X8; the protein is MATTYGDVNRGPLTLKHDVTPKDFSQYKPSLGDKMMEDNHRYKGFPVNSMVSPREPITGDIKNPHILMYPKVSHFEKGKPAIDEGHYSIRYGEQIPVDSGTPKPIAGALYPERSSAEHRKFRKHQIEAEDDLQKFKMEKLQKALNQGEEKKKDWEMLQEYNPWGRPGGGAPKQPDNRKQKFGEEELHTSQVSPRKGDEQFHDSFGRPGGGAPLRTNSGHLKTEISGDPNIRFHQAENNHVVRQQIGENMRYVTRQERGRKYANELDQQIVQRALTEQEQRISDLKQEYEMMKHHPYGRPGAGAPNLSQSGNVKNHGKSWHRYQYQPNEHLDALLEERRKNDFGDENLPPFSHRDWDTWQQPYDSPRRNDLDEQPRKIARGDENKNVYDPWGKGYGGPVRDSRGNVINSRRSDGKNGINEFEDQRARGATLNKFGDGEGGGAPTRTESGHIRTTHPITLRADERGAPFFTKPYSPPSKETKSELSIKEEIPGQRSGEEPSSWYPFGTAGGGAPNRDANGNIITHIYAKETLERDSADQRRKARNAREYLNELESERDEQHQKMLEEKRYRRAPIGEFARIVKDGQVGKPKRDPYTGELGNQALPMTDVTKDRTGYVSQKNDSTRDYHTHLQRAAEERHRLRRMDGYKEKQESRQHHEVFGEFFGRPGGGAPNPAGPRRHDTDEVVHSPRKDHPTYYDNKDWWQYKSTKPNTDNGYEKHDYVKSYDPDFVRKSYESPRQFEDGDLPSSYIRSTVNSKHDNQYEYYVPQEPLSKAHQVDIPYATH